The DNA window AGCTTGTACAATTAGCCTGTAGAGTGACCATGTTACTCGATTAACACAACGTGTAACCTTACTTTGATAACAATTTTCTACAATTAATCCGTAGAGTGACCATGTTACTCGATCCACACAACGTAACCTTACCTTGATGACCATTTTCTACAATTAGCCCAGAGTGAGCATGAGTGGGAATGGTTACCTATTCTCATGTAATCCTTACCACATGAAAATCAACATCCCTCTTATCccttaaaatcttttttacaatAACCCTACAAGTGATCAATAGTGGTTGGTTACTCGATTCACACCCCGTGTGTAATGCTACTAATTTTCTTACCCTAAAGTAGTAATATCTCTACATGCATACTTTAATCGCacatatttttgaaataaggtcattgaatatttgaataaaaggAGGACCAAATTTGCAATAAATAGATTTGGGGATTTGAACGTGGGAGGCAGCAGGGGCCCATATTTTTCAAGGGCGCTTGGGAGGCAGCAGGGGCCCATATTTTTCAAGGGCGCTTGGGAGGCAGCAGGGGCCCATATTTTTCAAGGGCGCTTGGGAGGAAGGGCGCGAAAGCAACCAAACAGAGAGCAAAAAGCTTGCAGGGCGATCAAGAACAGAACCCAAGCCACCGCCATTAGAGCAAGCAAAGGCCAAGAGCTGTAAATATATGCCTCCACAAATCTTCCCATTTTCACTCTCCACAATCCATCGTAGTACTCATTCACCTCTTCGATCACCTTGTCCAACTCCAAAACTCTGCTCAATCTCATCGATTTGCTCATTCCATTCCACATCGCAGCGCCCTCTTCGTCGCTCTTCAGATGGTTCAGAATCACTCCTCCTTCTCTCAGCAATCTCACGTCTTCGTCGGAATCCACGATTCCGTTCATCAATTCCGTGTATCTTGTTAAAACCAGCGGCCCTAATCCGCTCGACGCTTCGTATGCTACTAAGTTTCTCAGCGTCGCTTGTGTGTTCACGTCTAGCCTCACCGTTGGAAGGTAGAGCGTTCCGGTATTTCTGTCGAAGGTAATCGTTGAGATTCCACCATGGGAGGGTGAGAAGCGGATTCCGGCTTTGAAGAGCTCTGAAACGGAGGGGATTGTTATTTCCTCCGTTAATGGCGGTCTGTTTGCGTTCGGATTTGAATCAGGGTTTTGAGGTTCTGTTTCTTGCTCTCTGAAGAATAGAATCTCAGCAGGTTGTTTTAAGATCGCGAATGGAGGGATCGAGGAGAGGATCGCCCATGGCAGCCGCGCTATCGTTTTCACATGTTGAGATTGCATCGCTCGCTTTGTGAAAcgaattaggttttcgattgaTCTCAAGAGACATTGCTTGGATCTGTGTGCGACTTGTTGTCTGTAACTCAAAATTTGAGGAGATTGTTCGATCTCGTTAGGGTTTTCGGTAATTTCTGATGGTTCTTTCAATTTGGGAGTGATCATTTGGTATAAAAAGTCCAGCAAATGAGCGCAATCTGAAATTTGAATCTCTGGAATTTCATCCGTGGTGTTGAATGGAGAAAGCTCTGCGAACAATCCGATCAACATGGAGAGCAAAGTCTCGTCGGATTGTTCAGTGGATTCGAATTGGAATTCCATCATCTTCCTCAATACGAACAATGGAATCTGATTTTCGAGCATGATTATATCTCTGAGAACGGCGTTGTGCGCTGGCTTCGTCCCAGCGTAATCCATCAAATGCGACATTCTCGAAGAAACTCGCCGGAGAATCTTCAATTGTTGGGCGTAGACATTGAGAAACTCGAGCAAGAAACAGGCGTCAATGGCCATCATCCAGGCTAGAGTTTCGCTATTAAGATCCAAGTAACCGTGGTAATACGCTCGAATCTTATGCTCGAGCTTCGCCAATTGTTCAACGAGATCATGAAATTGGAGATCTCTCGGGCTGAATTTCTTAGCCCTTTTTGCAGCGGAGAGCTTGATTCTCTCCATCTCATGGAGCTCTGGGCGCCAACAATGGTAAGGACCCAACGCAACCAATTGCGGAGTGTAGGAATCTGGATCGGACGCCATTAGAGATTTAGGGACCTTGAAGATCGACACGGGAATCCCATCGTCGTCATCGAGTTCTTCTTCGAGGGTCCGACGAATTTGAATGACCCAGTTGCATTCGTCGAAGGTGGAAGAGAAAGAATTGGAGGCCATTGTGGAGTGCAGAGGAAGCTTTGTTCCATGATGGGTGAAGAAGGTTTGGTTTCAGTGATGGATTTGCGTTCTTTGTCTTTGGGCATTAATGTGGAAAGGGAGTTTGCAGAAGCACAGTTAATTAGAGCAAGATCAGAAACAGATTGAACAGCATAATGAAGGATGAGATTACGTTTATGAGGATGTatgtttcttatttattaagCGTGAAGAACCACAAATTATTCCATCTCTTTAGATCCAACATCGGGTGAATGAGCAttatttacaagggtgtggaaatttctcattagcatacgcgttttaaaaacattgaaggGAAGCACCAAcgagaagggtgtggaaacctgttCATTGCAGACA is part of the Cucurbita pepo subsp. pepo cultivar mu-cu-16 chromosome LG03, ASM280686v2, whole genome shotgun sequence genome and encodes:
- the LOC111791653 gene encoding putative UPF0481 protein At3g02645, translated to MASNSFSSTFDECNWVIQIRRTLEEELDDDDGIPVSIFKVPKSLMASDPDSYTPQLVALGPYHCWRPELHEMERIKLSAAKRAKKFSPRDLQFHDLVEQLAKLEHKIRAYYHGYLDLNSETLAWMMAIDACFLLEFLNVYAQQLKILRRVSSRMSHLMDYAGTKPAHNAVLRDIIMLENQIPLFVLRKMMEFQFESTEQSDETLLSMLIGLFAELSPFNTTDEIPEIQISDCAHLLDFLYQMITPKLKEPSEITENPNEIEQSPQILSYRQQVAHRSKQCLLRSIENLIRFTKRAMQSQHVKTIARLPWAILSSIPPFAILKQPAEILFFREQETEPQNPDSNPNANRPPLTEEITIPSVSELFKAGIRFSPSHGGISTITFDRNTGTLYLPTVRLDVNTQATLRNLVAYEASSGLGPLVLTRYTELMNGIVDSDEDVRLLREGGVILNHLKSDEEGAAMWNGMSKSMRLSRVLELDKVIEEVNEYYDGLWRVKMGRFVEAYIYSSWPLLALMAVAWVLFLIALQAFCSLFGCFRALPPKRP